The window CCGCCAGCACCTCCATGAGCTGCTTATCCTGGAGGCGAGAGGGCGGTGGGAGGCGAGCGGTGCCCCCCGTGGCGCAGCAGCTCGCCCGGCACCACGCAGCGCCTGCCCTGGCCAGATCCTTGGCACAGGGCGTCCCCAGGCGTGTTTCGCACACACAGTTGTGCAAAACCCACTCGTGACAGGGCTGAAATGCGGTGGTGTGACAACCCAGCCGCCCCAACCCGCACCTCCCCCAGGGTGGCAGCACCCTGATGGCTCTGAGTCTTCAAATCCTGCAGTTTGCACCCAAAAAGACCCTGCAAGAGGCCGCAGGGCAGCACCTCACAGCCGGCAGCCGCActgtggggacagggctgtgtCCCTACCTTCATGCCGATGACGTTCTGGCCGTTGACCTCGCAGATGTAGTGGTGGGTCAGGAGGCCGTTGCGGGCGGCAGAGCTGTCCTTGGCCAGCGACACGATCTTCCCCTTCTTGACCACGACGCCCACGTGGCCGGTGCTGTCCTTGTGCACGGTGACAGTGCGCTGGAACGGCCTGCGGGGACAGAGCGCTCAGCACCATCCCTGTGCGTGGCACCGTgcgcccggccgcccgccgctCACCTGTCCCGCACCACCATGACGATTTTCTCCGGGGACGCCTTCTTCAGCGCCCGGTGCGCCTTGTCGCTGCTCCAGCCCGTGCAGTTCTTGCCGTCGATCTGCAGGATCTGGTCGCCGAAGCGCAGCCCCACCAGCGAGGCCGGCGAGTTGGCCTTCACCAGCTGCACGAAGATGCCCTGGGGGCAAGGGTGGGAGCGATGGCACAGGGCTGGCACGGGGACCCGGGTGGCCGTGCCACGCTGTGATGTGCCAAGCTGTGCAGCGGTGCACTGTGCCACGTCATGCTGTGCCGTGCAATGGTGCACCCCACCATGCTTTCCAATGCCATGGAGCGCCATGCCGTGCCATACtatgccgtgccatgccgtggAGCACCACACCGTGCCGTGCTATGCCGTGGAGCACCGTGCCATGCCATGGAgcaccgtgccgtgccgtgccatgccgtaccatgctgtgccatgccatggAGCACCGTGCCATGCCACGGAGCACCGTGCCATGCCAAGGAGCACCGTGCCgtgccctgcccagccccataccagcccagcccctcaccTGGTCGATGTTTCTCAGCTGCAGCCCCGTCTTGCCCCGCTCGTCCTTGCAGAGGTGGATCTCCCGCACGCCCGGCTTGATCTccgcccgccgcagccccgcaTTGTTCCCGCTCAGGGGGGCGACCAGCTGGCCTGGCAGGGGGCCGGCGGGGGTCAGCGCCTGCATTGGAGCCAGGTCTCAGCGGGGCCAGCGGGGGCACGGGGCCCTGCATTGCTCCCGGCCTCGCATCAGCCCTCGGGGGACGCCGTGCCCCTGCCCCGGGCAGGATGTGGCTGCgggaggggaccccccccaaggaggggacccccccagcaGTGATGTTGTGGCCAGGGGGGTCCCGGCACAGGGCAGGTGGGAGCCCCAGCCCAGACACCTACGGTGCTGCTGTCCGGGAAGAGTTTTTTCTGGATCTCTTCGCTGGAGAGCGCGAGTCCCATGTAATCCTCCAGCTCCGCCAGGTTGGGGTACAGCATGGGCGGTGCTGTGGGGCACAGCGAGGGCGATCTCAGCGTGGGGTCCCCAGCTTAcagccacccccccccacacacacacacacatatctgggagcccccccgggaccaGGAGCCAGCAACCGGCACAAGGGACATGGAGAGAGCCCCCTCGGGatgagccggggggggggggagaaaccCCCAAGCCCCATCCCCTACCCATGTGCCAAGCTGTGTGGGGCGGTCTCAGCCGAGCCTCCCCCCGTGGTgggtgaccccccccaacccagaGAGCCCCTCGACACCGAGGGCTGATCGCAGCCCACGTTACCGGTGCCGGAGGTGAGCGTCGGCTTCTCGGTGAGCACCGTCGTGGCGGGGGTGCCGACACCGGCGGCTGCCTGCGCCTGGCGAGAGATGGGGTTTGCTCGAGGTGAGCCCCACGGGCACCCTCGGGGTCggtccctccccaccccataggGACGCTGAGCTGACACTGACCTGCAAGACCTGGTGGCCTTTCATGTCCTCCAGCGAGGGGTAGAGCGTTGCCATCGCTGCTGCTGCGCCCGTGTCCTGGGACAGGAATGGGGACGGGgttggggcagtttggggacGGGGCGCCTCTCCCCGAGCATCCCTCGCGGCCCCATGGGGCTGGCACCAGGGCAGGAGCCggtcccagccccagctgccgcCCCCACAAAGCTGGGGCTCGCCCCGCTCCCGGCGTGCCTGGCTCCATGCCTGGCTGTCACCCACGGCCTCTGGCGTGACTCAGGGCTGTGTCACCACAGCCACTGCCTCCGTCACCTCCCGGCAGCCGGGACACGGCCGGCTGCGTGCCGGGCACGAGCACGGGCGCGAGCGTCCCGGCGGCTGCTGCTCCGTGGGGAACAGGTcccgctgtccccaggcacccaTCGGGGCTGTTCCAACATCCCCAGACGTGGCAGGGAGACGTCTCCACGGACGGTGTCCCCATGGGCAAAGCCCTCCCGTCGCTGCTTCTCGCTGCCCTtaccccccccagtcccctccaccccaatgtccccgcAGCGATGCCCCCAAAACCATCACCCAAACCTCGGTGCGTGGGGGCCaaacccagccccagctccgACCCCACGGCACCTTGAGCCCCGTGGGAGCCGGGCAGGATCCTGCCCAGCGGTGGCATCCCCAGGGTGAGgccaacccccccccggacccaacccagctccccccagcccagatCACCCCGGCCTCACCTGCGATCAGCTCCGGCTCCTGCGCACTGCCCCGTGCCTGGCCCCGGGGCTTTATAGCAGTGCCTGGCCCGGGGAGGGGCCTGGTGGCCTCAGCTGACTGCCACCACCCCCAGGTGGGGCacaggtgaggaggaggaacaggaaGGTGAAGGCAACGCAGCTCAGAGAACCAATGCTATGGGGGATTGGGGGTTGCTGAGCCCCAGCCAGAAGCACACGGGAACAGGGTCGgagacggggatggggacagggatgggggcagcTTTCCGTGGGTCTGTCCATGCTGCGTGCTGCAGATTTGGGGCTGTGCACCCTTGCACCCACCACGGaggcccccacccctcccggcaTCACCATCCCCAAGTGCCACCAGCACCCGGCTCGGTGCCACCACGGTCCTCGTGCCCAGCCTGGGGCCACCGCGGCTCCGCGCCCCCGGCGTGCGGGGTGGGCGCAGGGGGTGCCCgtgccagcagccccgcagGGGTGGCCGCCTCCCGTGACCCCTGTTTGGGGCGCGTGGGGCTGACGTGCCCCATCCCGCACCCTTGCAGCCACCAGGCCAGGCGTGACGGCCCCGTGGGCCCGTGCCACAGCTGGGAAAACTGAGGCAGCGCCGCGCTCGGTGAGTCAGGGCGCGGGCGGAGGGTGTCCCGCTGCCGTGGGACGTCGCTGCGTCACCCCGGCCCCCAATCCATGTGGCCGCCGACCCGCTCGATGCCACCGTGTCCCCAGGTCCTCGGGGAGCAGGAGCGGGGTCCCGCAGGTGCCCAGCGCTGGTGGCACCAGCCCGGGAACGGGGCCAGCAGGAGCCGGGCAcgtcccagccctgcccgccgGGCCAGGAGGAAGCGATTTATTTACTGGcggtattttttttatttatttactggagGTATTTTTAGCCCGGCCGTGCCCAGGACGGGAGCGGCCCCACAGCTGAGAAACGGGGCCAGGAGcaagcagcaggggagggaggctgcCAGCACCACCGGGAAACCTGGAAGGACGGCTCCGCAGGCAGGACGGCCGCGCCTGCCCCGGACACCGCACGGAGACGGGGCTGGAAGGGTCCTGGTGCAGGCTGCAACTGCAGGGGGCACAGGGAGAGCCCAGGGACACGCTGCTGGTGGCACACACACGTtgcacacacactcacacacgcACTCACTCACTCTCCATGCCCCCGGTGCcatctgcagcaggcagcatccCAGGACAGTGCCACCCCTCCTTGGAAGCCACCAGCCCTGGCCACGCAGCCCCCTGGACAAACGGCCGGCAGCAGCAAGGACAGGAGGACAGGGACAGCCCcaagcagctcctggcccccccagcccctttcctcctcccagccccgccATGGGCGCTGCCTTATCTCTGGCCTCAGCGCCTCGGCACAGCCTGGCACCGGTTAATAATTAAGGCAAAAGGCTGCAGGAAGAGAAACCCAAGCTCGCCCGGAGTTTCCACCCAGGTGCAGTCCCAGCAGAGGGAGGGCGGCCCCCACGcttcacccccccaccccgtgctggcgagctggggctgggggtcctggagCAATGCCATAGCCCAGGGACCACCTCCCACCTTTCGAGCTCCCgagcccaggcagcagcaccctggggtgggCAGAGCTCACGCCGACGAGCAGCAGCTAAGGGTAGTGCTTGTGTTCGCACGGGGTGGCCCCAATCCTGTGCCCTCGCGTGTGCCCCGCACACCAGGACACCCGGCAGCATCCCTCCCGAGGCACCCAGGCAAAACCGTTCCCAAACTGGGTGCCGCGAGCGCCGGGAGCCCAGAGGGTGGCAGCCCAGCCTGCAGACGCCGCGTCTTCTCCAAAGGCACCAGCTCCCTCCAGCGCCttttccagccccccccccgcatccccCTTGAAACGCAAACGTGGCTCCCACCGGCCCCGCTCCAGCTCGGGGACTCGCCACGGCCGCGTTATCGATCGCGGCAAACGGAGCAAAGGCCGTCTGCgggggagctgggtgctggcacgaggcagcagggagctgagcaccGGCCTTGGGGACCTTGAGCCCTTAACAGCCCGTGTGCTGCGGGCAGGACCCGCACCAGGCTCCCCGGCCCCGACACAGGCAGCGAGAGCAGCAGTGCCCGAGCGGCGCCCGCGCCCCAAGCCCCAAGATGTTCCCCCGGCACCGAGCGTGCAAGCTTCTGCAGAGAAGACCGAAAGCGACGGGCTGCGAGCCCCGTCCTGCAGCTGAGAAACCACAGCATTGCCCCAGGCACGCCCTTGAGCAAAGCCCCTGCTAAACCAGGCAGCTTCAGGACCGGATCGCTACGAGGGGCACCCACGAAAACCCCAAGGGGGGGGTTTCAGCCTCCGCTGCGACGTGGTTTGTGCGCACGGAGCGAGGGATGTGCGGCGTCAGGCGGTGCTGCTTCCAGCCCCCAAAGACGAGTGACCCAAACCCCGACAGGGTAACACTTCcctggggcggggggcaccccGGGTGCAGCCACCTGCCCTTCGCGCTCCCCGGTGGGGCCGAGTCGCAGCCGTGGGGCCGGATGCTGAGGGCAGTGCTCAATGGGGTTGTGGTAAGGCGATGATGCAAAGCCAGGCAgggcgccgccgcctccccgcggGGCCAAGCTGCTCCCTCTGCACCCAGAGCTGAGCGCCCCAGCCTCACCGCGCCACCAGGGgacggggcaggaggccgctcccccccccccccccagtgccccgcGAGCAGGAAAAACCTCCGAGACACAGGGCTGAGAAAAGCCAGCATAAAGCGTTTTTATTGCAATAATAAAACTTGATACCTTTATGCGGTGGAGAAGGAAGTGAACGGCGGCAATTTCTCTTACCAAATCACTACgcggggcagagggaggggcaGAAGGACAGCAGCGGGGGAAGCTACGCATCGCATGAGACCAGACAAGCGGCGATGACCAGCATCAGGTGTCAGGAGAGAACGGTCAGGCGTGCTCAGACCGGGGACAACCGGGGTCTGATGTTTCCTTTccggaggggagagggagggacgGGGGTGTTTTCTTGCGAGCTGACCCCACCAGCCCCGCCACCTCCCCTGTAGACAGCACCTTCCGTTTGTCTGCcgattttgtgtgttttttttaaaaaaaaaagaaggctcaATGTAAATTATTGAATTTCTGGGGCGTGGCGGAGCTCCGATGGACACCCGTCTCCCCAAACCCAAAAGCGGGCTGGGGGACGGGTCCGCCACCAGCCGGCCAAgtgaggaggagctgggaggggaagcaggggcagagcagccccgcGGCGATGCTGCGCTTCCCCCGGAGAGCAGGGAAAGGACACGCTGCTTCCTCGGCGCCCCGGTTCCAGGCAGGGTAACTACACACAATCCTAGCACTACTTCGCTCTCCACATCCGTTCAGCCTCGCCAGCCTCACTCTGCTATggcttttgcagcagcagcaatttctGGTTTGAAAACACCATAGAGATCTGCACCGAAACAAGTAACTAACGGGTTTCCTTTTGTTCAAATGACTCCTATCTAAGGTCAGCCCATCTGCGTGCTACCGGTAAAACGTAGTCTATACCTGgaacaaaaataagattaagAACTTGACCCAAAAAAGAGTTGAGGTTTACGGCGTATAGtttaaaaagacataaaaacacGATACAAGGAGGAAGAGTCAGACGCAAAGCTTAGTGACCAAAGGCATTCAATCAAGGTGTAAGGTTATACAATGAGTGTAGTGGACTATCGGGAAAAGCTCCGTACAAAGTCATGTGCACTCTTCTTGAAGCTGAGATTCTGGATTCCTCCATGTGCCAAACCTGTttgggggaagagaggaggcACCGTGACAAAGCCCTGCaggggagcgcggcgggggaAGGAGCACGCTCATCGAGGTCCCGCTGCAAACCGCAGGGTTTGCTCAAAGCAGAAGTCGAGCCCCGatggcggggggcggggggggagctGGCTCTGAGCGAGGCACCCGGGCGCACGGCCCCATCCTGCCCGCACCGCAGGGACCCACGCAGCGGTGGTGAAGAGGTGCAAGGGGCGGCAGGGACACAACATGAAGGGACTGAGGCACCTTCAGCCAGCACCAGAACATCCCTGAGGCATGCGCCTGCTGGAAACCCTGCTTGTGTCACCAGAGCGATCCCCAAATCACCGAGCCTCCCGACAGCAGCCTCCGCCCACAGCCAGAAACCCGCCCCATCCTCCTCACAGCCCCCCACCACCTCCGTCCCCCTTCCCCAAGGCAGAAGACGGGGGCCTCGagccttcccccagccccagctgccccctcCTTACCCGAGGACAGGGTGTTGGGGTAGGTCATTCCAATTTCATGAGCTCCACGTCGAAAATTAGAGTGGCGTTTGGTGGGATGATCCCTGGGTGGCCAGTAGAGCCGTAGGCGTAATCTGGGGAGATGGTCATCTTCGCCCTCTGACCAACGCTCATCtgggagcagggaaagagaCAAGGACGTCAGGGGATGTGCAAACACTGCCTGAGGGGCAGCAAGAGGGACACGGAcctgcctctgctcctttccctgtgctgggaaggagcaaggacaggggcagaggggacaggAGAGGAACGAGCAGACCATCAGAAGGGAAAGGCAGGCAGCACGGGCTGCAAAAGGAGCAGGGCTGCCACAGATGGAGCAGGGCTAGCGATGTCCTTCCCGCACGTGTTTTCGGGGGCGGGCAGGGACTGCCAGACCGCTCCCTGCAGACGGCAGCATCCCCGTGCTGCACGCAGCGTGGGCGCCGGCTCCCAGCCGCGCAGAGCCCGCCGCAGTCACGCACGCTGGGGCCGAACCGTGCTGAgcagcctccctccttccccccactgcctccctccatccctccctgcctccgCGTGGGCTTCGCCGCCCGGGAGCTGTCGCTGctgggaacgggggggggggccccccgaGTGCTCCCCGCGGAGCTCGCTCGGAGCTGACTCAGTAGAGAAATGTCACCGCTGAGTCACCGGCGTGCCGTAGGTGTTTCTCAGGCCCGGCCCTGCTCCGTTCCTGCCATCTGGCAGGTGGCGGTGCAGAAGGTGATATTCACGCCCACGCCTCCCATCGCGGAGGGGTGGAAAACACAGAACGGGGTGGAAAGATAAAGAGCGGCACGCAGCGATCCGTGCCCACGCTGCGGCTCCGCGCAGCCCCGCGAGCGCGACCGCGCTCGGAGAGGCAGCGGGTACCTGGGCGACGCCTTCCTCCCAGCCCCGGATCACCTCCTGCTTGCCCATCACGAACTTGAACGGCTTGTTCCTGTCGCGGGAGGAATCAAACTTCTTCCCATCCTCCAGCATAcctggggagagaaaggagggagggagggatgcagCTCGTGATCAGGAACGGAGCCACGCAAACGGCCCCCGGGCAGAGCCGGACGGCCACGTGGGCCGGGTCAGGTTGTCACCTGGCACTGAGGCTGCCGACGGGCGTGACGGTCACCGACAGAGCTCACGTGGCCCTGAGTCAAAGGGGTTTTGCAGCAGCCTCCTTTCCCAGCCTGGggggagagcccccccccccaccggcaCCTCCTGTTGCAGACCGGGGCTGCCTCCGGCCcggtgggagcagccctggggcgGGCAGGATGGGTCCTCCCAGCACCGGCTGCTCCGCACGGCGGggcaggagccagggcaggTTTCCATCCTCACACGCTGCTGGCCCAAAGCCCTGCCCGTGCCCAGCCACGGCCCGCTGGGCAGGAGCCAAACCGTGCCCGGGAGCGACGGGGAAGAGACGGTGCCAAGCGCCGGCCGCAcctgccccggggcagcccctgTCCCGCAGCACACACCACGTAGCGCAGGCTCCACGGCACCGATAGATACCCCAGGGCTAAATATAACTCCCCCGGCACGAGCAAGGGGAGGAATTTCCTCCCTTCCCCGCGGTCCCTCCCTTGCTCCCTGCGTGACCTTCTTGGGGAATCTCGCAGCCGGAGCTGCCTTATAGGAGCGGCGGCTTTGCTGGAAGAACTTGGCTGCTGGACAGACGACAGCCACGCCGGGAGCCGTGCACGGCCACGAAGAGCCCGGAGAGGCCGGCTTTGTACCTGGGGCGTTCCCACCGCTGGCACACAGAGCTGGgagagggctgcaggcaccagAACCAGAGCCGAGGGCTCGCGGACCCCGGCCGCAGCAGCTCCGGGGGCAGCGTGCAGGATGCTGAGGGCTCTGCCGTCGCCGCAGCAGCGCTAGGATGGAGCCTGCAGAGCCAggtctgggggctgcggggtccTGAGGCTGCCGCCAGCGCCCCGGAACAGCCACGGCCCCCCTCCTGCGGCTGCTGCGGCCATAAAAAGACAGAGCCATTGCCCGTGGCAGCAGAGCGGCAGCTGCTAATTAACAGCACCGAAGGGTTTGAAATGTAAGATCAACTGCCGCAAACGTTTCTCGCTTCTTGACTTCCCCAAGAAGCCCGAGAACCTGTTTTTCTGGCTGAAAACCGCTCCAGTCTCGAGAAACAAACCTGTTGCCTTGTCCAGCAGCGCATGGGCCGCGGTGATTTCCCCGAACCACTGAGTCACTGCCCACGGGCGAGCGAACCCACGGCATCTGCACGGAGGGCAGGACACGGCAGCCCGGGCTCGTGCTGCGGTGGGATGGGCGCGGGACCCCGGCAGTCCCTGGGGATGGGGCCAGCACCCCCTGAGCCCACCCAGGGCAGGAttttctccagcagctcctcacGGCAGGCTGCTGCACGTCCCCCTTCGCCCACCACAGCGGCCTGCCCCCCATTCAGCATCGCGCCACAGCGCGGGGGACCCTGCTGCCCCGTTTCTTTCGGGGAGGGGAGGTAAGCTTTGAACTTCACGGAAAGCAAAAagctccccgccggggcccCAGGCTCCGAGCATCAGCACCAGCTCAGCCGGTCACCCCGCGGCACCTGGACTTTGGAACAGCAAATCTGGCCTTTTCTCGTTTCCTCCTTCCAGGACAAACCTCTCAGGCGCTgagcctgctcccagccccgcctGGCACCGCTCCCGTGCCGGGGACGCTGGCAGCAGGGACGTGAGGAAGGCCAGGACGGCTGGCGCAGGCAGCACCATGCTGCCCCGAGCTCAGCTCCGTGCCCTCTGGCGTCACGGGGAGCCGGGGAGGTGCAGGATGAGGCAGGGGGCACCTCGCGCCcaccccttctcccctccctgctgcagggaaagggaagaggctGCGGCCGCAGTTTCCCCACCCCGCAGTCGGGTGATGAAAACGAGCACAGCCGGCTACTGCCTTCCCCCTGCCTGCGGAAACCAGAGGCCACGCTCTCCCCTCACCCCCTCCACGCTTCGGTTCCgcacccagagccccccgggACCAGGCAGCAGCCAACAACCTTCTCGTATGGGAAACCCTTGGGGCACCTGCTTCCCACggcagcattgagaaagccagCTCAGAGCGAACCCAAAAGCACCGCCGGTGCCGCTGGAGTCGCTGCAAAGCCCACGGCACAGAGGCCGCCTGCCCCAGGCGCAGACCTCACCTTCCCAAACCTGGCCTCGGGGAGAATTACCAAGTGGGCAGCTCCCTGGCCACGGGACCGAGGGGTTACCCCATGGAGCTGCTTGTGCCAGCCCAGAGGATCCATCCCCCGAGCCAGGAAGGTGCTGGTCGCACGTGGGGCTTGCCCTGCTCTgtgttatggggctgggggatgcccaccgcgccgcgctgccccctGCCACGGCAGCGGCGAAACAAAAAGGCTCCAACGCTTTGGAGATGGCATCCTCATCTCTGGCACATCCTCCGCCAGAGAGGCTCCCAGGAGATTTCTTCCTCCAGCCTTCGAGAAGTATGAGCAACCATTTCCTCATCCCTGCCGTCCCCAAGCGAGGCGATAATGAGATCTCAAAGCCATTAGTAAGGCAAAGCATCCTCCGGCTGGAGGCAGAGCCCCAGCCGCCGCGGACAGCCagcggccagcagcagcagccggccCAGGCCGCATCCTGGCTCGCCTCGGCTCCGAGCGGGGCATCGCGGAGGTGATGCCTCGGGTGACCCCACAGCACGGCCACCACGGAGCTTCCCCAGAGTTACACCAGGGGGTCTCGGAGACGACGAAGCAAAGAGGAGAGCACGGAGCTTGTGGCCGAGACGGGATGGTGCCGTCACACCGGCGGCTCTGGGGAGCGGCCGTGGTGCTGCCAGGTCTCTGCCACACTTGGCACGCTGCGGCCGGGAGACGCCGGCTGCAATGCACGGCTTGGCCCCTCCGCTCCAGCTGGAGGAAGGGACAGCACGGGAAACTCTTCCCACTGAGGGCCCTGGGACACCCGGGGAGTGACCAGGACCCGCTCCAGCCCCGTGTCAGGAGGTTAAAGCCCGCCTCTGCTCCGCACAGTGCTTCAGATTTTGAGCTCCAGCGTTTCAGCTGCTCACGGCTGCTTCAAAGCCacggcccagcccggcccgtCA of the Anser cygnoides isolate HZ-2024a breed goose chromosome 16, Taihu_goose_T2T_genome, whole genome shotgun sequence genome contains:
- the SDCBP2 gene encoding syntenin-2; translated protein: MATLYPSLEDMKGHQVLQAQAAAGVGTPATTVLTEKPTLTSGTAPPMLYPNLAELEDYMGLALSSEEIQKKLFPDSSTALTPAGPLPGQLVAPLSGNNAGLRRAEIKPGVREIHLCKDERGKTGLQLRNIDQGIFVQLVKANSPASLVGLRFGDQILQIDGKNCTGWSSDKAHRALKKASPEKIVMVVRDRPFQRTVTVHKDSTGHVGVVVKKGKIVSLAKDSSAARNGLLTHHYICEVNGQNVIGMKDKQLMEVLADAGNVVTLTIIPAVIYEHMVKRLSAGLVKSSMDHSIPDL
- the FKBP1A gene encoding peptidyl-prolyl cis-trans isomerase FKBP1A, coding for MGVHVETIAPGDGRTFPKRGQTCVVHYTGMLEDGKKFDSSRDRNKPFKFVMGKQEVIRGWEEGVAQMSVGQRAKMTISPDYAYGSTGHPGIIPPNATLIFDVELMKLE